A window from Citrus sinensis cultivar Valencia sweet orange chromosome 5, DVS_A1.0, whole genome shotgun sequence encodes these proteins:
- the LOC102613346 gene encoding uncharacterized protein LOC102613346, with protein sequence MSVQRIERGDLWKNKARALQLQLRDRFRVAVDKHRRRPAIFSQNGSFSSTVERWLRLFRDFRRDSLPSTSTFYRKRVTKDLNAEEDCVIHRMLQAVAVPVIGNVCHIFMHGLNSVQVYGLEKLHDALLRRPKNKPLITVSNHVASVDDPFVIASLLPPRVLLDAQNLRWTLCATDRCFKNPATTAFFRSVKVLPVSRGDGIYQKGMDMAIAKLNSGGWVHIFPEGGRSRDGGKTVGSPKRGVGRLILDADNVPMVVPFVHTGMQEVMPIGATFPRIGKTVTVLIGDPIEFDDLVDEEQTKYLSRGKLYDAVASRIGHRLKKLKLQVDRLALEQPSAECVADILHMVDQESLGLQNHLLNEDYSLAQEALVQSKLDITPTQERSFFRMGLSYGDAFASRMRGYMDPTELMGFAARGLFMNGRTTDIAAIVRERGPLRAWKQYMEANLLGKWNLLM encoded by the exons atGAGCGTACAGAGAATAGAACGAGGAGATCTGTGGAAGAACAAGGCACGTGCGCTTCAGCTGCAACTCAGGGACCGCTTCCGTGTGGCGGTGGACAAGCATCGCCGCCGCCCGGcgatattttctcaaaatggttCATTTTCGTCGACCGTCGAACGCTGGTTACGTCTGTTTCGTGACTTTCGCCGTGATTCGCTCCCTTCCACTTCCACTTTTTATCGCAAGCGAG TGACTAAAGACTTAAATGCGGAGGAGGACTGTGTTATTCATCGCATGCTTCAAGCTGTGGCAGTTCCTGTCATTGGAAATGTCTGTCATATCTTTATGCACGGCCTTAATAGTGTTCAG GTGTATGGTTTGGAGAAGTTACACGATGCATTGTTACGCAGACCCAAGAACAAGCCTTTAATAACA GTCAGCAACCATGTTGCCTCTGTGGATGATCCATTTGTTATTGCTTCGTTACTTCCTCCCAGAGTTCTTTTGGATGCTCAGAACTTAAGATGGACACTCTGTGCAACTGATCGGTGTTTTAAAAATCCTGCTACTACTGCATTCTTCAGAAGTGTCAAAGTGTTGCCGGTTTCTCGCGGTGACGGGATCTATCAGA AGGGTATGGACATGGCTATTGCAAAGTTAAATAGTGGTGGGTGGGTCCACATCTTTCCTGAAGGTGGTCGTTCACGGGATGGTGGTAAAACGGTAGGGTCTCCCAAGAGGGGTGTGGGGAG GTTGATCCTGGACGCAGATAATGTCCCGATGGTTGTTCCATTTGTGCACACTGGCATGCAGGAGGTCATGCCTATAGGAGCTACCTTCCCAAGGATTGGCAAGACA GTAACTGTACTTATTGGGGACCCGATTGAGTTTGATGACCTTGTTGATGAGGAGCAAACCAAATATCTATCAAGAGGAAAACTGTATGATGCTGTAGCTTCAAGAATCGGTCATCgactgaaaaaattaaaactccaGGTTGACAGATTGGCTCTTGAACAACCAAGTGCTGAATGCGTGGCTGATATCTTGCATATGGTCGACCAGGAATCATTGGGATTGCAAAATCATTTACTTAATGAAGACTACTCACTAGCACAGGAAGCTCTGGTTCAATCCAAGCTGGACATTACTCCTACACAAGAACGCTCGTTCTTCAGAATGGGATTATCATATGGAGATGCATTTGCTTCAAGGATGCGTGGCTACATGGATCCAACTGAGCTCATGGGTTTCGCAGCTAGAGGGTTGTTTATGAACGGGAGAACAACAGATATTGCTGCTATTGTTAGAGAGAGAGGCCCTTTGAGGGCGTGGAAACAATATATGGAAGCTAATTTGTTAGGAAAATGGAATCTGctaatgtaa
- the LOC102613634 gene encoding F-actin-capping protein subunit alpha: MAEEVELSPKQKKEIAKWFLLNSPAGEIQYVAKDLRLVLNDNEVYDEAVSESFPIYNKSHMICLQMPAGAGDVLVTSFGELGENEYLDPRTALVAIVDHVKQVCTEVRPATDEELPSAYVEEFRSAMDVEILKYVGEAYPKGVCSVYCTKGKEVEGPGFNFELVVVISACRLSPQNFCNGSWRSVWNIEFQDEAQVLEVKGKLQVGAHYFEEGNVQLDAKHECGDSTLFQSPDDSAISISNILRHHETEYLASLEVSYSNLPDNTFKDLRRKLPVTRTLFPWHNTSQFSLTREITKELGIGK, translated from the exons atggcgGAAGAAGTAGAGCTAAGCCCCAAGCAGAAGAAAGAGATCGCCAAATGGTTCCTCTTAAACTCTCCCGCCGGCGAAATCCAATACGTCGCCAAAG ACTTAAGGTTGGTTCTAAACGACAACGAAGTGTACGACGAGGCGGTTTCTGAGTCGTTTCCTATTTACAACAAATCTCACATGATTTGCCTCCAAATGCCGGCAGGAGCCGGAGAT GTGTTGGTAACATCATTTGGCGAGCTTGGTGAGAATGAGTATCTTGATCCTAGGACCGCCCTGGTTGCTATAGTTGACCATGTTAAACAA GTTTGTACAGAAGTGAGACCTGCAACTGACGAGGAACTTCCATCTGCTTATGTTGAGGAATTCCG GTCTGCTATGGATGTAGAAATACTTAAATATGTTGGTGAAGCTTATCCAAAAGGTGTATGTTCAGTTTATTGTACCAAGGGAAAAGAAGTGGAGGGACCAGGATTCAATTTTGAGCTCGTAGTGGTGATTTCTGCATGTAGACTTAGCCCGCAGAACTTCTG CAATGGAAGTTGGCGCTCAGTATGGAACATTGAGTTCCAAGATGAAGCACAAGTACTAGAAGTAAAAGGCAAATTGCAG GTGGGTGCCCATTATTTTGAAGAGGGCAATGTGCAGTTAGATGCAAAACATGAATGTGGAGATTCAACGCTCTTTCAG TCCCCTGATGACTCTGCAATATCCATTTCCAACATCCTTCGTCACCATGAGACAGAGTACCTGGCATCTCTTGAG GTCTCTTACTCCAATTTGCCAGATAACACATTCAAG GATCTTCGGAGGAAACTTCCAGTTACTCGTACCTTGTTCCCTTGGCATAACACTTCTCAATTTAGCCTGACAAGAGAAATCACAAAAGAACTTGGAATCGGAAAGTGA
- the LOC102613930 gene encoding uncharacterized protein LOC102613930 isoform X2: protein MSEIKAETTHHHPLIISEPDVSDQQEKSHLKTQRLASLDIFRGLAVALMILVDHAGGDWPEISHAPWNGCNLADFVMPFFLFIVGVAIALALKRIPDRADAVKKVIFRTLKLLFWGILLQGGFSHAPDELTYGVDVRMIRLCGVLQRIALSYLLVSLVEIFTKDVQDKDQSVGRFSIFRLYCWHWLMAACVLVVYLALLYGTYVPDWQFTIINKDSADYGKVFNVTCGVRAKLNPPCNAVGYIDRKVLGINHMYHHPAWRRSKACTQDSPFEGPLRKDAPSWCRAPFEPEGLLSSVSSILSTIIGVHFGHVIIHTKGHLARLKQWVAMGFALLIFGLTLHFTNAIPLNKQLYTLSYVCVTSGAAALVFSAIYALVDIWNLKYPFLPLAWIGMNAMLVYVMAAEGIFAGFINGWYYGDPHNTLRIALYCGSHTGSKSTLSLEFGIHEKSALFFMSSS, encoded by the exons ATGTCCGAAATCAAAGCCGAAACAACGCACCACCACCCTCTCATCATATCGGAACCCGATGTTTCGGACCAACAAGAGAAGTCTCACCTCAAAACTCAGCGTCTCGCTTCACTAGACATCTTCAGAGGCCTTGCTGTGGCG TTGATGATTTTGGTTGATCATGCTGGGGGAGACTGGCCTGAGATTAGTCATGCTCCATGGAACGGCTGCAACTTGGCTGATTTTGTTATGcctttctttttgttcattGTGGGCGTGGCCATTGCACTTGCTCTCAAG AGAATACCAGACCGAGCTGATGCTGTTAAGAAGGTGATTTTTAGAACTTTGAAACTTCTCTTTTGGGGTATCCTGTTACAAG GTGGCTTCTCTCATGCTCCTGACGAACTAACATATGGCGTAGATGTAAGAATGATAAGGTTGTGTGGTGTTCTCCAG AGGATAGCATTGTCATATTTGTTAGTGTCTCTGGTGGAAATCTTTACAAAAGATGTGCAAGACAAGGATCAATCCGTAGGCCGGTTCTCTATTTTCAGGTTATATTGTTGGCATTG GTTGATGGCTGCATGTGTACTCGTAGTTTACTTGGCACTACTTTATGGTACATATGTTCCTGACTGGcaatttactattattaacAAGGATAGTGCAGATTATGGGAAGGTCTTCAAT gTCACTTGCGGAGTGAGAGCAAAGCTCAATCCTCCATGTAATGCAGTGGGGTATATCGACAGAAAAGTGTTAGGAATCAATCATATGTATCATCATCCGGCATGGAGGAGATCTAAA GCTTGCACTCAAGATTCCCCATTTGAGGGGCCTCTGCGAAAGGATGCTCCATCTTGGTGTCGTGCACCTTTCGAACCCGAAGGACTCCTAAG CTCAGTATCTTCCATCCTCTCTACCATTATTGGTGTGCATTTTGGACATGTGATTATACATACGAAG GGTCATTTGGCTAGACTGAAACAGTGGGTTGCAATGGGATTTGCTCTTCTCATTTTTGGACTTACTCTACATTTCACAAATG CCATTCCTTTGAATAAACAGTTGTACACTTTAAGTTATGTGTGCGTAACATCTGGAGCAGCGGCATTGGTTTTCTCAGCCATCTATGCCTTG GTAGACATATGGAATTTGAAGTACCCGTTTCTTCCATTGGCATGGATTGGCATGAATGCTATGCTTGTTTATGTGATGGCAGCTGAAGGCATCTTTGCTGGTTTCATTAATGGGTGGTATTATGGTGACCCACATAATACACTG AGAATTGCATTGTACTGTGGCAGCCATACTGGATCAAAAAGCACGCTTTCCTTGGAGTTTGGCATTCACGAAAAGTCAGCACTCTTCTTTATGTCATCTTCGTAG
- the LOC102613930 gene encoding uncharacterized protein LOC102613930 isoform X1: MSEIKAETTHHHPLIISEPDVSDQQEKSHLKTQRLASLDIFRGLAVALMILVDHAGGDWPEISHAPWNGCNLADFVMPFFLFIVGVAIALALKRIPDRADAVKKVIFRTLKLLFWGILLQGGFSHAPDELTYGVDVRMIRLCGVLQRIALSYLLVSLVEIFTKDVQDKDQSVGRFSIFRLYCWHWLMAACVLVVYLALLYGTYVPDWQFTIINKDSADYGKVFNVTCGVRAKLNPPCNAVGYIDRKVLGINHMYHHPAWRRSKACTQDSPFEGPLRKDAPSWCRAPFEPEGLLSSVSSILSTIIGVHFGHVIIHTKGHLARLKQWVAMGFALLIFGLTLHFTNAIPLNKQLYTLSYVCVTSGAAALVFSAIYALVDIWNLKYPFLPLAWIGMNAMLVYVMAAEGIFAGFINGWYYGDPHNTLPYWIKKHAFLGVWHSRKVSTLLYVIFVEILFWGLVTGILHRFGIYWKL, from the exons ATGTCCGAAATCAAAGCCGAAACAACGCACCACCACCCTCTCATCATATCGGAACCCGATGTTTCGGACCAACAAGAGAAGTCTCACCTCAAAACTCAGCGTCTCGCTTCACTAGACATCTTCAGAGGCCTTGCTGTGGCG TTGATGATTTTGGTTGATCATGCTGGGGGAGACTGGCCTGAGATTAGTCATGCTCCATGGAACGGCTGCAACTTGGCTGATTTTGTTATGcctttctttttgttcattGTGGGCGTGGCCATTGCACTTGCTCTCAAG AGAATACCAGACCGAGCTGATGCTGTTAAGAAGGTGATTTTTAGAACTTTGAAACTTCTCTTTTGGGGTATCCTGTTACAAG GTGGCTTCTCTCATGCTCCTGACGAACTAACATATGGCGTAGATGTAAGAATGATAAGGTTGTGTGGTGTTCTCCAG AGGATAGCATTGTCATATTTGTTAGTGTCTCTGGTGGAAATCTTTACAAAAGATGTGCAAGACAAGGATCAATCCGTAGGCCGGTTCTCTATTTTCAGGTTATATTGTTGGCATTG GTTGATGGCTGCATGTGTACTCGTAGTTTACTTGGCACTACTTTATGGTACATATGTTCCTGACTGGcaatttactattattaacAAGGATAGTGCAGATTATGGGAAGGTCTTCAAT gTCACTTGCGGAGTGAGAGCAAAGCTCAATCCTCCATGTAATGCAGTGGGGTATATCGACAGAAAAGTGTTAGGAATCAATCATATGTATCATCATCCGGCATGGAGGAGATCTAAA GCTTGCACTCAAGATTCCCCATTTGAGGGGCCTCTGCGAAAGGATGCTCCATCTTGGTGTCGTGCACCTTTCGAACCCGAAGGACTCCTAAG CTCAGTATCTTCCATCCTCTCTACCATTATTGGTGTGCATTTTGGACATGTGATTATACATACGAAG GGTCATTTGGCTAGACTGAAACAGTGGGTTGCAATGGGATTTGCTCTTCTCATTTTTGGACTTACTCTACATTTCACAAATG CCATTCCTTTGAATAAACAGTTGTACACTTTAAGTTATGTGTGCGTAACATCTGGAGCAGCGGCATTGGTTTTCTCAGCCATCTATGCCTTG GTAGACATATGGAATTTGAAGTACCCGTTTCTTCCATTGGCATGGATTGGCATGAATGCTATGCTTGTTTATGTGATGGCAGCTGAAGGCATCTTTGCTGGTTTCATTAATGGGTGGTATTATGGTGACCCACATAATACACTG CCATACTGGATCAAAAAGCACGCTTTCCTTGGAGTTTGGCATTCACGAAAAGTCAGCACTCTTCTTTATGTCATCTTCGTAGAGATCCTGTTTTGGGGTTTAGTCACGGGCATTTTGCATCGGTTTGGAATTTATTGGAAgctttag
- the LOC102613930 gene encoding uncharacterized protein LOC102613930 isoform X3 yields MSEIKAETTHHHPLIISEPDVSDQQEKSHLKTQRLASLDIFRGLAVALMILVDHAGGDWPEISHAPWNGCNLADFVMPFFLFIVGVAIALALKRIPDRADAVKKVIFRTLKLLFWGILLQGGFSHAPDELTYGVDVRMIRLCGVLQRIALSYLLVSLVEIFTKDVQDKDQSVGRFSIFRLYCWHWLMAACVLVVYLALLYGTYVPDWQFTIINKDSADYGKVFNVTCGVRAKLNPPCNAVGYIDRKVLGINHMYHHPAWRRSKACTQDSPFEGPLRKDAPSWCRAPFEPEGLLSSVSSILSTIIGVHFGHVIIHTKGHLARLKQWVAMGFALLIFGLTLHFTNAIPLNKQLYTLSYVCVTSGAAALVFSAIYALVDCNIFGPWT; encoded by the exons ATGTCCGAAATCAAAGCCGAAACAACGCACCACCACCCTCTCATCATATCGGAACCCGATGTTTCGGACCAACAAGAGAAGTCTCACCTCAAAACTCAGCGTCTCGCTTCACTAGACATCTTCAGAGGCCTTGCTGTGGCG TTGATGATTTTGGTTGATCATGCTGGGGGAGACTGGCCTGAGATTAGTCATGCTCCATGGAACGGCTGCAACTTGGCTGATTTTGTTATGcctttctttttgttcattGTGGGCGTGGCCATTGCACTTGCTCTCAAG AGAATACCAGACCGAGCTGATGCTGTTAAGAAGGTGATTTTTAGAACTTTGAAACTTCTCTTTTGGGGTATCCTGTTACAAG GTGGCTTCTCTCATGCTCCTGACGAACTAACATATGGCGTAGATGTAAGAATGATAAGGTTGTGTGGTGTTCTCCAG AGGATAGCATTGTCATATTTGTTAGTGTCTCTGGTGGAAATCTTTACAAAAGATGTGCAAGACAAGGATCAATCCGTAGGCCGGTTCTCTATTTTCAGGTTATATTGTTGGCATTG GTTGATGGCTGCATGTGTACTCGTAGTTTACTTGGCACTACTTTATGGTACATATGTTCCTGACTGGcaatttactattattaacAAGGATAGTGCAGATTATGGGAAGGTCTTCAAT gTCACTTGCGGAGTGAGAGCAAAGCTCAATCCTCCATGTAATGCAGTGGGGTATATCGACAGAAAAGTGTTAGGAATCAATCATATGTATCATCATCCGGCATGGAGGAGATCTAAA GCTTGCACTCAAGATTCCCCATTTGAGGGGCCTCTGCGAAAGGATGCTCCATCTTGGTGTCGTGCACCTTTCGAACCCGAAGGACTCCTAAG CTCAGTATCTTCCATCCTCTCTACCATTATTGGTGTGCATTTTGGACATGTGATTATACATACGAAG GGTCATTTGGCTAGACTGAAACAGTGGGTTGCAATGGGATTTGCTCTTCTCATTTTTGGACTTACTCTACATTTCACAAATG CCATTCCTTTGAATAAACAGTTGTACACTTTAAGTTATGTGTGCGTAACATCTGGAGCAGCGGCATTGGTTTTCTCAGCCATCTATGCCTTG GTTGACTGCAACATATTTGGGCCCTGGACATAG
- the LOC102614810 gene encoding 26S proteasome regulatory subunit 6A homolog translates to MSTAMVEDSNIEDDQLSSMTTDDIIRASRLLDNEIRVLKEELQRTNLELDSYKEKVKENQEKIKLNKQLPYLVGNIVEILEMNPEDEAEEDGANIDLDSQRKGKCVVLKTSTRQTIFLPVVGLVDPDKLKPGDLVGVNKDSYLILDTLPSEYDSRVKAMEVDEKPTEDYNDIGGLEKQIQELIEAIVLPMTHKERFQKLGVRPPKGVLLYGPPGTGKTLMARACAAQTNATFLKLAGPQLVQMFIGDGAKLVRDAFQLAKEKSPCIIFIDEIDAIGTKRFDSEVSGDREVQRTMLELLNQLDGFSSDDRIKVIAATNRADILDPALMRSGRLDRKIELPHPSEEARARILQIHSRKMNVHPDVNFEELARSTDDFNGAQLKAVCVEAGMLALRRDATEVNHEDFNEGIIQVQAKKKASLNYYA, encoded by the exons ATGTCTACGGCCATGGTCGAAGATTCTAACATCGAAGATGATCAATTGTCGTCGATGACCACGGACGATATTATCCGCGCCTCGCGTCTACTTGATAATGAAATCCGCGTTCTCAAG GAAGAGCTGCAAAGAACAAATCTTGAGTTGGATTCGTACAAGGAAAAGGTTAAAGAGAATCAGGAGAAGATTAAGCTCAACAAGCAGCTTCCTTATTTGGTGGGAAACATTGTTGAG ATTTTGGAGATGAATCCTGAGGACGAGGCAGAGGAAGATGGTGCAAATATTGATCTTGACTCACAGAGGAAGGGTAAATGTGTAGTGTTGAAAACATCCACCCGTCAG ACCATCTTTCTTCCAGTAGTTGGGCTTGTTGATCCTGATAAGTTGAAACCTGGTGATCTGGTTGGAGTGAATAAGGATAGTTACTTGATTTTGGACACACTGCCTTCTGAATATGATTCACGGGTGAAGGCAATGGAAGTTGATGAGAAACCAACCGAAGATTATAATGACATTGGAGGGCTAGAGAAGCAG ATCCAAGAACTCATTGAAGCTATTGTGCTGCCAATGACACACAAAGAGCGTTTCCAGAAGTTGGGGGTTCGTCCACCTAAAGGAGTGCTTCTATATGGACCTCCCGGTACTGGGAAGACATTGATGGCTCGTGCTTGTGCAGCACAAACAAATGCTACCTTTTTGAAGCTCGCAGGCCCGCAACTAGTCCAg ATGTTCATTGGAGATGGAGCCAAACTAGTTCGTGATGCCTTTCAACTTGCAAAGGAGAAGTCCCCCTGCATTATTTTCATCGATGAAATTGACGCAATTGGTACAAAGCGGTTTGACAG TGAAGTGAGTGGAGACAGGGAGGTGCAGCGAACTATGTTAGAGTTGCTCAATCAGCTAGATGGATTTAGTAGCGATGATCGGATTAAG GTGATAGCAGCAACAAATCGTGCTGATATCCTGGACCCTGCTCTTATGCGATCTGGTCGTTTGGATCGCAAGATCGAGTTACCACATCCGAGTGAGGAAGCTAGAGCTCGCATTCTGCAA ATCCATTCGAGGAAGATGAATGTTCACCCAGATGTCAACTTCGAAGAACTTGCTCGATCCACTGACGATTTCAATGGGGCACAACTAAAAGCTGTTTGTGTTGAAGCAGGGATGCTTGCTCTTCGCCGTGATGCGACTGAG GTCAACCATGAGGATTTCAATGAAGGTATCATTCAGGTGCAGGCTAAGAAAAAGGCTAGCTTAAACTACTATGCATAG
- the LOC102615113 gene encoding 26S proteasome regulatory subunit 6A homolog, producing the protein MATAMVEDPNLEDDQLSSMTADDIVRASRLLDNEIRVLKEELQRTNLELDSFKEKIKENQEKIKLNKQLPYLVGNIVEILEMNPEDEAEEDGANIDLDSQRKGKCVVLKTSTRQTIFLPVVGLVDPDKLKPGDLVGVNKDSYLILDTLPSEYDSRVKAMEVDEKPTEDYNDIGGLEKQIQELVEAIVLPMTHKERFQKLGVRPPKGVLLYGPPGTGKTLMARACAAQTNATFLKLAGPQLVQMFIGDGAKLVRDAFQLAKEKSPCIIFIDEIDAIGTKRFDSEVSGDREVQRTMLELLNQLDGFSSDDRIKVIAATNRADILDPALMRSGRLDRKIEFPHPTEEARARILQIHSRKMNVHPDVNFEELARSTDDFNGAQLKAVCVEAGMLALRRDATEVNHEDFNEGIIQVQAKKKASLNYYA; encoded by the exons ATGGCGACGGCAATGGTGGAAGATCCCAACTTGGAAGACGATCAACTGTCTTCCATGACGGCCGATGATATTGTTCGGGCGTCGCGGCTACTCGACAACGAGATTCGTGTCCTAAAG GAAGAATTACAAAGAACGAATCTTGAGTTAGATTCGTTCAAGGAGAAGATTAAGGAGAATCAAGAGAAGATTAAACTCAATAAGCAGCTTCCTTACTTGGTGGGCAACATCGTTGAg ATTTTGGAGATGAACCCGGAGGATGAGGCTGAGGAAGATGGTGCTAACATTGATCTTGACTCGCAAAGGAAGGGTAAATGTGTAGTGTTGAAGACTTCTACTCGTCAG ACCATCTTTCTTCCGGTAGTCGGGCTTGTTGATCCTGATAAGTTGAAACCCGGTGATCTGGTTGGAGTTAATAAGGATAGTTACTTGATCCTGGACACACTGCCTTCTGAGTATGATTCTCGGGTGAAGGCAATGGAAGTTGATGAGAAACCTACTGAAGATTATAATGACATTGGAGGGTTGGAGAAGCAG ATACAAGAACTTGTTGAGGCTATTGTGCTGCCAATGACACACAAAGAGCGTTTCCAGAAGTTGGGGGTTCGTCCACCTAAGGGAGTGCTTCTGTATGGACCTCCCGGTACTGGGAAGACGTTGATGGCTCGTGCTTGTGCAGCACAAACAAATGCTACATTTTTGAAGCTCGCAGGCCCACAGCTTGTCCAG ATGTTTATTGGAGATGGAGCCAAACTGGTTCGTGATGCCTTTCAGCTGGCAAAAGAGAAGTCCCCCTGTATCATCTTTATTGATGAAATCGATGCAATTGGCACAAAGCGTTTTGACAG TGAAGTGAGTGGAGATAGGGAGGTGCAGCGAACTATGTTAGAGTTGCTCAACCAGCTTGATGGATTTAGTAGTGATGATCGAATTAAG GTGATAGCAGCAACAAATCGTGCTGATATTCTGGACCCTGCTCTTATGCGTTCTGGTCGATTGGATCGCAAAATTGAGTTCCCTCATCCCACTGAAGAAGCAAGAGCTCGTATTTTGCAA ATCCATTCAAGGAAGATGAATGTTCACCCAGATGTCAATTTTGAAGAACTTGCTCGATCCACTGATGATTTCAATGGGGCACAACTAAAAGCTGTCTGTGTTGAAGCAGGAATGCTAGCTCTTCGCCGTGATGCTACAGAG GTCAACCATGAGGATTTCAATGAAGGTATCATTCAGGTTCAGGCTAAGAAGAAGGCTAGCCTGAATTATTATGCCTAG
- the LOC102615390 gene encoding translationally-controlled tumor protein homolog: MLVYQDLLSGDELLSDSFPYKEIENGMLWEVEGKWVVQGAVNVDIGANPSAEGGDDDEGVDDQAVKVVDIVDTFRLQEQPAFEKKQFVTFMKRYIKLLTPKLEAEKQELFKKNIEGATKFLLSKLSDLQFFVGESMQDDAGLVLAYYKEGATDPTFLYFAYGLKEVKC; the protein is encoded by the exons ATGTTAGTTTATCAGGATCTTCTCTCTG gTGATGAGCTTCTCTCAGACTCATTCCCGTACaaggaaattgaaaatggaatGCTGTGGGAAGTTGAAGGCAAG TGGGTTGTTCAAGGGGCAGTGAACGTAGACATTGGGGCTAACCCTTCTGCAGAAGGCGGAGATGACGATGAAGGTGTCGATGACCAAGCTGTCAAGGTTGTCGATATTGTGGACACCTTCAGGCTTCAG GAACAACctgcttttgaaaaaaagcAATTTGTTACCTTCATGAAGCGGTACATCAAATTGTTGACACCCAAATTGGAAGCAGAGAAGCAAGAGTTGTTTAAGAAGAACATCGAGGGAGCTACCAAGTTCCTGCTTTCAAAGCTCAGCGACCTTCAATT CTTTGTGGGTGAGAGCATGCAGGACGATGCAGGCTTGGTGTTAGCATACTATAAGGAGGGTGCTACCGATCCAACGTTTCTGTACTTTGCATATGGATTAAAGGAAGTTAAGTGTTAA
- the LOC102615689 gene encoding E3 ubiquitin-protein ligase RFI2 translates to MGLGSNDDDDLVVDDGDGDVGDCDSRGKSFRTVSCSICLELVTDNGDRSWAKLQCGHQFHLDCIGSAFNSKGAMQCPNCRKIEKGQWLYSNGCRSFPEFSMDDWTHDEDLYDLSYSEMSFGVHWCPFGSLTRLPSSFDEGELSSNAYHDLLGQHAIFAEHTAVSSATHPCPYIAYFGPIHPSSSNTGGSVSDNSNFNNPWNGPSIHSEMPTSYTFPAMDLHYHSWDQHSSSFPTSSNRIASSDQTSIPHVTQRSSRTSSDVPRSGSIMHPFLIGHGARAGSSVASSMIPPYLGSNTRARDRVQALQAYYQQQQPGNSPAMRAPLIPSARRPGSHRVISQVGPVASSSDQNGGFYFFPPGTSGRNFQEAENPPSSRFHTWERDHLPPFSHSQVDRDSSSSWGAFHLHQVASGSDPGLRPSSLRRRHGSERT, encoded by the exons ATGGGATTAGGGAGTAATGATGACGATGACTTGGTGGTTGACGACGGCGATGGCGACGTTGGTGATTGTGACAGCCGTGGAAAAAGCTTTCGCACCGTTTCTTGCTCGATTTGCCTCGAATTGGTCACCGACAATGGGGATCGATCGTGGGCCAAGCTTCAATGCGGTCACCAATTTCATTTGG ATTGCATTGGTTCAGCATTCAATTCAAAGGGTGCCATGCAATGCCCTAATTGTCGAAAAATTGAGAAAGGCCAATGGCTTTACTCTAATGGTTGTCGCTCATTTCCGGAATTTAGCATGGATGACTGGACCCATGATGAGGATCTTTATGATCTAAGCTACTCTGAAATG TCTTTTGGAGTTCACTGGTGTCCATTCGGTAGCTTAACACGACTTCCTTCATCTTTTGa TGAAGGGGAATTATCATCAAATGCAT ATCATGATCTATTGGGACAACATGCCATCTTCGCTGAACACACAGCCGTATCATCTGCTACGCATCCATGTCCTTATATTGCTTACTTTGGACCCATTCATCCCTCATCCTCGAACACCGGTGGAAGTGTTTCAGATAATTCCAATTTTAACAATCCCTGGAATGGTCCATCAATACACAGTGAGATGCCAACTTCATATACTTTCCCGGCCATGGATCTCCATTATCACAGTTGGGATCAGCATTCCTCTTCCTTCCCGACATCCAGTAATCGAATTGCAAGCAGTGATCAAACTTCAATTCCACATGTCACTCAAAGGTCATCAAGGACCAGTTCTGATGTACCCAGATCAGGGTCTATTATGCATCCATTCCTTATTGGTCACGG TGCTAGAGCTGGAAGTTCAGTTGCTTCGTCCATGATACCTCCATACCTGGGCAGTAATACTCGGGCACGTGATAGAGTCCAGGCTCTTCAGGCATATTATCAACAGCAGCAGCCAGGGAATTCACCAGCCATGCGTGCACCACTTATCCCTAGTGCCCGAAGACCTGGCAGTCATAGAGTTATAAGTCAGGTAGGGCCAGTGGCCTCATCATCGGATCAAAATGGTGGCTTCTATTTCTTCCCACCAGGAACATCTGGTCGCAACTTTCAAGAAGCCGAAAATCCGCCATCGAGTCGCTTCCATACATGGGAAAGAGACCACTTGCCTCCATTCTCACACAGCCAGGTGGACAGAGATTCAAGTTCAAGCTGGGGTGCATTCCACCTGCACCAAGTTGCAAGTGGCTCAGATCCAGGCCTACGTCCCAGCAGCTTGCGCCGAAGGCATGGGTCTGAGAGGACATGA